In one Winogradskyella sp. MH6 genomic region, the following are encoded:
- a CDS encoding Dps family protein, with product MTLNSIGLDTKKTKDLANELNQLLANFQLYYQNLRGIHWNIQGRAFFNLHEKFEELYTDANLKVDEIAERILTLGATPLHTFEDYTKAAKVPVGKNISKDEKAVKLIVDSLTELLKIERNILEAAGDANDEGTNSMMSDFITEQEKTVWMMKAWLGETV from the coding sequence ATGACACTAAATAGCATAGGTTTAGATACCAAAAAAACAAAAGATTTAGCTAACGAGTTAAATCAACTTTTAGCTAACTTTCAGTTGTATTACCAAAATTTAAGAGGTATACATTGGAATATACAAGGAAGAGCTTTTTTTAATCTGCATGAGAAGTTTGAAGAGCTTTATACTGATGCAAATTTAAAGGTTGATGAAATCGCAGAGCGTATATTAACTCTAGGAGCAACACCATTACATACCTTTGAAGATTATACAAAAGCAGCTAAAGTGCCTGTTGGTAAAAACATCTCAAAAGATGAAAAAGCAGTTAAACTGATTGTAGATTCTTTAACCGAATTGCTGAAAATTGAAAGAAACATTCTTGAGGCTGCAGGCGATGCAAATGATGAAGGTACTAACTCAATGATGAGTGATTTTATAACCGAACAAGAAAAAACCGTTTGGATGATGAAAGCTTGGTTGGGTGAAACCGTATAA
- a CDS encoding DUF2141 domain-containing protein gives MKNLVLTLALAFTSLFSFAQDEGITITVTVDNVTSDKGKVLMSLHTSETFMKGKGIKDAETSIEDGKVTITFENVLPGEYAILALHDENDNKRMDFEDNGMPKESFGMSNNVMAMGPPQYDDAKFTVADKDLDLNIRF, from the coding sequence ATGAAGAATTTAGTTTTAACCTTAGCATTAGCCTTCACATCATTATTCAGTTTTGCTCAAGATGAAGGTATCACCATCACTGTAACCGTAGATAATGTAACCAGTGACAAAGGAAAAGTATTAATGTCTTTACACACCTCAGAAACCTTTATGAAAGGTAAAGGCATTAAAGATGCAGAAACTTCAATCGAAGACGGAAAAGTAACCATTACGTTTGAAAATGTGTTACCTGGAGAATACGCTATCTTAGCATTACACGACGAAAACGACAACAAGCGTATGGACTTTGAAGACAACGGAATGCCAAAAGAATCTTTTGGAATGTCTAACAATGTTATGGCAATGGGACCTCCTCAATATGACGATGCCAAGTTTACAGTTGCAGATAAAGACTTAGACCTTAACATTAGATTTTAG
- a CDS encoding DUF58 domain-containing protein, giving the protein MGIIILFVFSFLFPRLFNIVKIVLLLLVTLTILDTIILFAAKNGVKGERILPEKFSNGDENSVRIVLQNFYTFNVYINIIDEIPEQFQVRDFGISRKLNASSTSEIEYKLRPTERGEYHFGKLNIYVTSIFGLVSRRFMYSDTAMVPTYPSFMQVRKYDLLAISNNLQQYGIKKIRKIGHTMEFEQIKDYVLGDDLRTINWKATAKRNQLMVNQFQDEKSQPIYSIIDKGRVMKMPFEGLTLLDYAINAALVISNVALKKHDKAGILAFSKKVENIVVAEKRTSQMNLILETLYNVGTDFFESDFGRLYADVKRNITHRSLMLLYTNFETLDSLHRQLPYLKGIAKNHLLVVIFFKNTELNSLISEPAETVQEAYDKVIAEKFAFEKRLIVNELQKYGIQSILTEPEDLTINTINKYLEIKARGLL; this is encoded by the coding sequence ATAGGCATCATCATTCTGTTTGTGTTTAGTTTCCTTTTTCCTAGGCTTTTTAACATTGTAAAAATCGTTTTATTACTTCTTGTTACGCTTACAATTTTGGACACCATCATATTATTTGCTGCAAAAAATGGTGTAAAAGGTGAACGCATACTCCCAGAAAAATTTTCAAATGGTGATGAAAATTCCGTTAGAATTGTCCTTCAAAATTTCTACACTTTTAATGTTTATATCAATATCATAGATGAAATTCCTGAACAATTCCAAGTCAGAGACTTTGGCATAAGTAGAAAGTTAAACGCTTCTAGTACTTCAGAAATTGAATACAAATTAAGACCAACAGAACGAGGCGAATACCACTTTGGTAAGTTAAACATCTATGTCACCTCTATTTTTGGCTTAGTCTCAAGACGCTTTATGTATAGCGATACGGCAATGGTACCAACCTACCCGAGCTTTATGCAGGTACGCAAGTACGATTTATTAGCCATAAGCAATAATCTACAACAATATGGTATAAAGAAAATTAGAAAGATTGGTCATACCATGGAGTTTGAGCAAATTAAGGACTACGTTCTTGGTGACGATTTAAGAACCATTAACTGGAAAGCCACTGCTAAACGCAACCAATTAATGGTTAATCAGTTTCAGGATGAAAAATCTCAACCTATTTACTCTATCATAGATAAAGGTAGAGTTATGAAAATGCCTTTTGAAGGTTTAACCCTCTTAGATTATGCCATTAATGCAGCTCTGGTAATTTCTAATGTGGCTTTAAAAAAACATGACAAAGCAGGTATTTTAGCCTTTTCCAAAAAAGTTGAAAACATTGTTGTGGCTGAGAAGAGAACCTCTCAGATGAATTTAATTTTAGAGACCTTATACAATGTTGGGACAGACTTTTTTGAAAGCGATTTTGGTCGTTTATACGCAGATGTAAAGCGAAATATAACACACCGAAGTTTAATGTTGCTCTACACCAATTTTGAAACTTTAGATAGCTTACATAGGCAGTTACCGTATTTAAAAGGTATTGCCAAAAACCATCTTTTAGTGGTTATCTTCTTTAAAAACACGGAGTTAAATTCTCTCATTTCTGAACCAGCAGAAACTGTACAAGAAGCTTACGATAAAGTGATTGCAGAAAAATTTGCGTTTGAAAAGCGATTGATTGTAAATGAACTTCAGAAATACGGAATTCAGTCTATTTTAACCGAGCCCGAAGATTTAACCATCAACACCATAAACAAGTATTTGGAAATTAAAGCGAGAGGACTTTTGTAA
- a CDS encoding AAA family ATPase — MEEHLNNELNEESGQNTSEEQTNATENNAEDISFKSRIDLSELKDGITLIKNEVEKVIVGQKEMIDMLIASILANGHSLIEGVPGVAKTISAKLLAKSLDIGFSRIQFTPDLMPSDILGTSVFNMKNSEFEFKEGPIFSNMILIDEINRAPAKTQAALFEVMEERQITIDGNKFKMELPFIVLATQNPVEQEGTYRLPEAQLDRFLFKIDVDYPNLDEEIEILNREQNLKGGAKTEQVTSHLTKAQINKFQGLVEQILIESHLLKYIADIIVSTRNNPFLYLGASPRASIAILRASKAFAAMDARDFVTPEDIKRAAIPVLQHRVIVTPEREMEGITTKQIIKQIIEAVEIPR; from the coding sequence ATGGAAGAACATTTAAATAATGAGCTAAATGAAGAATCTGGTCAGAATACTTCTGAAGAGCAAACAAATGCAACAGAAAATAATGCTGAGGATATTAGTTTTAAAAGCAGAATAGACCTTTCTGAACTTAAAGATGGCATAACCTTAATTAAAAACGAAGTAGAAAAAGTCATTGTTGGTCAAAAAGAAATGATCGATATGCTTATTGCTTCAATTTTAGCAAACGGCCACTCACTTATAGAAGGTGTTCCTGGTGTAGCAAAGACAATTTCTGCAAAGCTATTAGCAAAATCTTTAGATATTGGCTTTAGTCGTATTCAATTTACGCCAGATTTAATGCCGAGTGATATTCTGGGTACGTCTGTCTTCAATATGAAAAACTCTGAATTTGAGTTCAAAGAAGGCCCTATTTTTTCTAATATGATTCTTATTGACGAAATCAACAGAGCACCTGCAAAAACACAAGCGGCTTTGTTTGAGGTTATGGAAGAACGCCAAATCACCATTGATGGTAATAAATTTAAAATGGAATTACCTTTTATTGTTCTCGCTACCCAAAACCCTGTAGAACAAGAAGGAACTTATAGATTGCCAGAAGCACAGTTAGACCGTTTTCTATTTAAAATTGATGTTGATTATCCAAATCTCGATGAAGAAATTGAAATTTTAAACAGAGAGCAAAACCTAAAAGGTGGTGCTAAAACAGAACAAGTTACGTCGCATCTAACCAAGGCACAAATCAATAAATTTCAAGGTTTAGTTGAACAAATACTCATAGAGTCTCATCTATTAAAATACATTGCTGACATTATTGTAAGCACACGCAACAACCCATTTTTATATTTAGGAGCATCACCAAGAGCTTCTATTGCCATTTTAAGAGCCAGTAAGGCTTTTGCTGCTATGGATGCCAGAGATTTTGTTACACCAGAGGATATAAAACGTGCTGCAATTCCGGTGCTACAACATCGTGTTATTGTAACACCAGAGCGCGAAATGGAAGGTATAACCACCAAACAAATTATTAAGCAGATTATCGAAGCTGTAGAAATTCCGAGGTAA
- a CDS encoding DUF4350 domain-containing protein, protein MNKTLRAYIVILLLLFIGIVVVEFSTPQPVNWQKTYNEKHKIPFGTYIFYEELEDLFPQSEVKDIKRTPYEYFDDYYDWEDSTYYATGTYMLIDERPNLDNTSAQELLDFASFGNDIFIAANDFPDRLKDTLGFDTKNKYSFSGKAELTYTNPSLKSDSISIQKELSNIYFSKIDTAYTRVLGYQKFGDSLYANFIKTSWGNGFFYIHLQPIVFTNYQLLKKDNKKYAEAAMSYLGDDTIYFDSRNKINSANSSSPLRFLLSQPALRWALYITLITVFIFMIFNAKRRQRIVNVIKPLKNTTVDFAKTIGNLYYETKDHDNLIDKKITYFLEYIRRVYHLDTQILDDKFIKNLSLKSGKNETDIKKLVNKIAYLKSKSNCNEADLLELNKAIEDFYK, encoded by the coding sequence ATGAATAAAACGCTGAGAGCATATATCGTTATTTTACTATTGCTTTTTATAGGTATTGTAGTCGTAGAATTTTCTACTCCGCAACCTGTTAACTGGCAAAAAACCTATAACGAAAAGCACAAAATTCCTTTTGGTACTTATATTTTTTATGAAGAACTAGAAGACTTATTTCCGCAAAGTGAAGTCAAAGATATAAAGCGAACTCCGTATGAGTACTTTGACGATTATTACGATTGGGAAGACTCTACATACTACGCAACAGGCACATACATGCTAATAGACGAGCGTCCTAATCTTGATAATACATCTGCCCAAGAACTGTTAGATTTTGCGTCTTTTGGAAATGATATTTTTATCGCTGCCAATGATTTTCCTGACAGATTAAAAGACACCTTAGGTTTTGACACCAAAAACAAGTATAGTTTTTCTGGAAAAGCCGAGTTAACCTACACCAACCCTTCATTAAAAAGCGATAGCATTAGTATACAAAAAGAGCTAAGTAACATCTATTTTTCTAAAATAGATACAGCTTACACAAGGGTTTTGGGTTACCAAAAATTTGGAGATTCACTCTATGCTAATTTTATAAAAACATCTTGGGGAAATGGCTTTTTTTATATTCACCTACAACCCATAGTTTTTACTAATTATCAGCTTCTAAAAAAGGACAACAAAAAATATGCTGAAGCTGCGATGTCTTATCTTGGTGATGATACCATCTATTTTGATTCCAGAAACAAAATAAATTCTGCCAATAGCAGCTCGCCTTTGCGTTTTTTACTTAGTCAGCCTGCATTACGTTGGGCATTGTATATTACATTAATAACAGTATTTATTTTTATGATTTTTAATGCTAAACGAAGACAACGCATAGTTAATGTTATAAAACCGCTTAAGAACACAACTGTAGATTTTGCTAAAACTATAGGTAATCTGTACTACGAAACTAAGGACCATGACAATCTCATAGATAAAAAGATTACATATTTCCTAGAATATATAAGGCGTGTCTATCATTTAGACACCCAAATTTTAGATGATAAGTTTATTAAGAACTTATCTTTAAAATCTGGAAAAAACGAAACAGACATAAAAAAATTAGTAAATAAAATTGCGTATTTAAAATCTAAATCTAATTGTAACGAAGCCGATTTACTAGAATTAAACAAAGCAATAGAAGACTTTTATAAATAA
- a CDS encoding DUF4129 domain-containing protein: MNKLKYLNIIFLFFGITLYANASASKAINQVLQDSVYIDVDPIEKRHFEDLKDKYSGNDFIYERTINNSGWWTRFKQWLSDFIKNIFDINSDAKASDVTDIAIKVFYVVIFILVVFFIVKAIINKEGKWVFGKSSDKSIIPVTDIESNIYEADFKSLIASAERDNNYRLAVRYYYLLLLKNLSQAGIIEYDVEKTNSDYHYEINSEALKKEFSYTSYLYNYIWYGEFDIDNNQFQKAKTAFNQFLNSVK, from the coding sequence GTGAATAAACTTAAGTATTTAAATATCATTTTTTTGTTCTTCGGAATTACTCTGTACGCAAACGCTAGTGCATCCAAAGCTATAAACCAAGTACTACAAGATTCGGTGTATATAGATGTTGATCCTATTGAAAAACGACATTTTGAAGACCTTAAGGACAAATATTCTGGCAATGACTTTATCTATGAACGTACTATAAATAATTCGGGTTGGTGGACACGTTTTAAGCAATGGCTATCAGACTTTATTAAAAATATTTTTGATATTAATTCTGACGCAAAAGCTTCCGACGTTACAGATATTGCTATAAAGGTGTTCTACGTCGTTATTTTCATTTTGGTAGTCTTCTTTATTGTAAAAGCCATTATAAACAAGGAAGGCAAATGGGTTTTTGGTAAATCTTCAGACAAAAGTATTATACCTGTTACAGATATTGAAAGTAATATTTATGAAGCCGATTTTAAATCGCTGATAGCGTCTGCAGAGCGAGACAACAACTACAGGTTGGCTGTGAGATATTACTACTTGTTATTACTAAAAAATCTCTCTCAAGCAGGAATTATTGAATACGATGTTGAAAAAACCAATAGCGATTACCACTACGAAATAAATTCTGAAGCATTAAAAAAAGAATTCTCATACACCTCTTACCTGTACAACTATATTTGGTATGGTGAGTTTGATATTGACAATAATCAGTTTCAGAAAGCAAAAACAGCGTTTAATCAATTTTTAAATTCCGTTAAATAA
- a CDS encoding stage II sporulation protein M produces the protein MREVAFIKQNKQKWLNFEKAIFGKQLKNPDELASLYIQLVNDLSYAQTYYPKSKTILYLNNLTARAFQKIYKTKREDTNRFVRFWKTEVPLIVYEYRRYIFYAFVIAFSFIAIGALSAAYDDTFVRLILGDAYVNETLVNIESGDPVAIYKSGSNWGSFIGITLNNLYVGIQAFLYGVIVGLGTVYVMLLNFIMVGSFQYFFYQEGVLWESVRGIWIHGSMEIFAIVIEGAAGLILGASILFPKTYSRIISFKMGVKNGVKILISTFPFTIAAGFLEGYVTRYSNTMPNWLSVGIIVSTLSLISFYYLIYPFVVNNKLKKAHAII, from the coding sequence ATGAGAGAAGTCGCATTTATCAAGCAAAATAAGCAAAAATGGCTAAATTTTGAAAAGGCTATTTTTGGAAAACAGCTCAAAAACCCAGACGAACTTGCGTCGCTCTACATTCAGCTTGTAAACGATTTGTCTTATGCTCAAACTTACTATCCCAAAAGTAAGACAATTCTATATTTAAATAATCTTACAGCGAGGGCTTTTCAAAAAATATACAAAACAAAACGCGAAGACACGAATAGATTTGTTCGCTTTTGGAAAACCGAAGTCCCTCTTATTGTCTACGAATACAGACGCTATATTTTTTATGCCTTTGTAATTGCTTTTAGTTTTATAGCCATTGGAGCACTTTCAGCAGCCTATGACGACACTTTTGTTAGGCTAATCTTAGGTGATGCTTATGTTAATGAAACTCTGGTAAATATTGAATCTGGTGATCCTGTTGCCATCTATAAAAGCGGAAGTAATTGGGGAAGTTTTATAGGCATTACTTTAAATAACCTATATGTTGGAATACAAGCATTTCTTTATGGTGTTATTGTTGGTTTAGGCACAGTATATGTAATGCTTCTTAACTTTATAATGGTAGGTTCGTTTCAATATTTTTTCTATCAGGAGGGTGTGCTATGGGAAAGCGTTAGAGGTATCTGGATTCATGGCTCTATGGAAATTTTCGCTATAGTTATAGAAGGTGCGGCAGGACTAATTTTGGGTGCCAGCATTCTTTTTCCAAAAACATATTCTAGGATTATCTCTTTTAAAATGGGAGTTAAAAATGGAGTAAAGATTTTAATAAGCACATTTCCTTTTACAATTGCGGCAGGCTTTTTAGAAGGTTATGTAACACGCTACTCTAACACAATGCCAAATTGGTTGAGTGTAGGCATTATTGTAAGCACACTAAGCCTAATTTCATTTTATTATTTAATATATCCGTTTGTGGTAAACAACAAATTAAAAAAGGCACATGCAATTATATAA
- a CDS encoding RDD family protein: MVELQINTTQNVNINFVAASVGERILAYLIDLIIKLAYIVVTYQVVFKLIGIDDFLRGMDYWSIIAVIVSFYLPVVFYSLVFETFLEGQTIGKRIMKIKVVKIDGYQASIYDYMVRWFFRIVDLNIASGVVALITIATSKKSQRLGDMTAGTSVITLKNNVNISHTILEDLEDDYEPSYPNVIKLSDNDARIIKETYTRAKASRDFETLSKLRQKVMEVIELKECNQNDIQFIDTVLKDYNYYTQSM; this comes from the coding sequence ATGGTAGAGTTACAAATAAATACTACACAAAACGTTAATATAAATTTTGTTGCTGCAAGTGTGGGAGAACGCATTTTGGCTTACCTCATAGATCTTATAATTAAGTTGGCCTATATTGTGGTTACCTACCAAGTAGTGTTCAAATTAATAGGTATTGATGATTTTCTTAGAGGTATGGATTATTGGTCTATAATTGCTGTTATTGTTAGCTTTTATTTACCTGTAGTTTTTTACTCGTTAGTTTTTGAAACATTTCTTGAGGGACAAACTATAGGAAAGCGTATCATGAAGATTAAAGTGGTAAAAATAGATGGCTATCAAGCTTCAATTTACGACTACATGGTACGTTGGTTTTTTAGGATTGTAGATTTGAATATAGCATCTGGTGTAGTGGCACTTATAACGATTGCAACCAGTAAAAAAAGTCAGCGTTTGGGTGACATGACAGCAGGTACTTCTGTGATTACTTTAAAGAATAATGTAAATATAAGCCATACAATTTTAGAAGATTTAGAGGACGATTATGAGCCAAGCTATCCTAATGTTATAAAGCTTTCAGACAATGATGCACGTATCATTAAAGAAACCTATACAAGGGCTAAAGCATCTAGAGATTTTGAAACCTTAAGTAAGTTGCGACAAAAGGTGATGGAAGTTATAGAACTTAAGGAATGTAACCAAAACGATATACAATTTATAGATACCGTTTTAAAAGATTATAATTACTACACACAAAGTATGTAA
- a CDS encoding trimeric intracellular cation channel family protein: MFFQTLDILGTIAFAISGVLVAMNKRMDPFGVLIIAFVTAVGGGTLRDIMVGVEPVSWMRNMTFVYVIIGAAIFAVIFRNYLKHLRRSLFLFDTIGIGLYTVVGIETGLVAGLHPIICIALGTMTACFGGVTRDILCNEIPVIFRKEIYATACIVGGLSYFLMRFFLKDENYLFIIAGLVVIIIRLIAVRFKISLPSLYKAEDAEEQ, encoded by the coding sequence ATGTTTTTTCAAACTTTAGATATATTAGGAACTATAGCTTTCGCCATTTCTGGTGTATTGGTAGCTATGAACAAACGCATGGATCCGTTTGGCGTTTTAATCATTGCCTTTGTAACTGCTGTTGGTGGTGGTACTTTGCGAGACATCATGGTAGGAGTAGAGCCAGTATCATGGATGCGAAACATGACCTTTGTTTATGTTATTATAGGTGCTGCCATATTTGCTGTAATCTTTAGAAATTACCTAAAACATTTAAGACGTTCTCTGTTTTTGTTTGATACTATTGGTATTGGGCTTTATACTGTTGTAGGTATAGAAACAGGGTTGGTGGCAGGATTGCACCCAATAATTTGTATAGCACTTGGTACCATGACAGCATGTTTTGGTGGTGTAACTAGAGATATTCTATGTAACGAAATTCCTGTAATTTTTAGAAAGGAAATCTACGCTACGGCTTGTATTGTAGGTGGACTCAGTTATTTTTTAATGCGCTTTTTTCTCAAAGATGAGAATTATCTTTTCATTATTGCTGGTCTTGTAGTTATCATCATCAGATTAATTGCTGTACGTTTTAAAATCAGTTTGCCGAGTTTGTACAAAGCTGAAGATGCTGAAGAGCAATAG
- a CDS encoding serine hydrolase domain-containing protein, which yields MTKKNKKRILRIALLVGTVVSLFFVPWLLVKAWILPLPDTIQEQADEAIGHGFDGMIVYVDQTGKPPQYIASGWHNKASKIPANPHALFKIASISKLYNAVAVTKLVSDGRLSLDKTIADYLPELVNRIENADKITLRLMIQHRSGIPNYTDAPNFWANPLGYEESLALILDKPANFEPGEDYEYCNTNYLLIGKIMDNALGYSNFQFVKEKILEPLHLNNTFGSISEVNIDDVMSGYHVGHPFDLKTDDYGMLATAEDVGTFLRALNDGSLFEPGEQDIYTSIYEYEHAGWVPGYQSFAKYHKDIDAVTIEFYSTTDPKLYNWNLSEIINSRIVKILKKQQEQ from the coding sequence ATGACCAAAAAAAACAAAAAACGCATTCTTAGAATTGCATTATTGGTGGGAACAGTAGTGTCGCTATTTTTTGTACCATGGCTATTGGTAAAGGCTTGGATACTTCCGCTGCCAGATACAATTCAGGAACAAGCAGATGAAGCCATTGGTCATGGATTTGACGGAATGATAGTCTATGTAGACCAAACTGGCAAACCACCTCAATATATTGCTTCTGGTTGGCATAATAAAGCATCTAAAATACCTGCAAATCCACATGCATTATTTAAAATCGCCAGTATTAGCAAACTCTATAATGCGGTAGCTGTTACCAAATTGGTAAGTGATGGACGACTTTCTCTAGATAAAACAATCGCTGATTATTTACCAGAACTTGTAAACAGAATCGAAAATGCAGATAAGATTACTTTAAGGTTAATGATACAGCACAGAAGTGGTATTCCTAATTATACAGACGCACCAAATTTTTGGGCAAATCCCTTAGGCTATGAAGAAAGTCTTGCACTAATTCTAGATAAGCCTGCCAATTTTGAGCCTGGTGAAGATTATGAATATTGTAATACAAATTATCTTCTTATTGGTAAAATAATGGATAATGCACTTGGTTATAGCAACTTTCAATTTGTTAAAGAAAAAATATTAGAGCCATTACATCTTAACAATACTTTCGGTTCTATCTCTGAAGTAAATATAGACGATGTAATGAGTGGTTACCACGTAGGACATCCTTTTGACTTAAAGACTGATGACTATGGTATGCTGGCCACTGCTGAAGACGTTGGCACTTTTCTGAGGGCTCTAAATGACGGATCTTTATTTGAACCTGGAGAACAAGACATATACACTTCCATTTACGAATACGAACATGCTGGTTGGGTTCCTGGATACCAAAGTTTTGCAAAATATCATAAAGATATTGATGCGGTTACTATAGAGTTTTACAGCACAACCGATCCTAAATTGTACAATTGGAACTTGTCTGAAATCATTAACAGTAGAATTGTTAAAATCTTGAAAAAACAACAGGAACAATAA
- a CDS encoding type 1 glutamine amidotransferase domain-containing protein: MKKVLFVLTNHEDLGDTGMKTGFWIEEFAAPYYLLKDKGIDITLASPKGGQPPIDPKSNEPDFQTPATIRFNDDKETQEILSKTIKLETVNQADYDAVFYPGGHGVVWDLAEDENSIALIEDFYNNNKPVAAVCHAPAIFKNTKNTDGTSLVNGKKVTGFTNGEEEAVQLTSVVPFLVEEMLKSNGGIYTKKADWSPYAVEDGLLITGQNPASSEPVAELLLEKLK, translated from the coding sequence ATGAAAAAAGTATTATTTGTATTAACTAATCACGAAGATTTAGGAGATACTGGAATGAAAACTGGTTTTTGGATTGAAGAATTTGCAGCACCTTATTACTTATTAAAAGATAAAGGAATTGACATTACTTTAGCATCCCCAAAAGGTGGACAACCGCCAATTGACCCAAAAAGTAATGAACCAGATTTCCAAACTCCAGCAACCATAAGATTTAATGATGATAAAGAAACTCAAGAGATCTTATCTAAAACAATAAAATTGGAAACTGTAAATCAAGCAGATTATGACGCAGTATTTTATCCTGGTGGACACGGTGTTGTATGGGATTTAGCTGAAGATGAAAACTCAATTGCCTTAATAGAAGATTTTTATAACAACAATAAACCTGTTGCTGCTGTTTGTCACGCTCCTGCAATTTTTAAAAACACAAAAAATACGGATGGGACATCTTTGGTTAATGGAAAAAAAGTAACTGGATTTACAAACGGAGAAGAAGAAGCTGTTCAACTAACTTCTGTTGTTCCATTTTTGGTTGAAGAAATGTTAAAGAGTAATGGTGGAATTTACACTAAAAAAGCAGACTGGAGTCCTTATGCGGTCGAAGATGGTTTATTAATAACTGGACAAAATCCTGCATCTTCAGAACCAGTTGCCGAACTATTACTAGAAAAGTTAAAGTAA
- a CDS encoding Crp/Fnr family transcriptional regulator: protein MNIENSIILEIFKGISFSKKEINLIESKLKKLKLKKGTTILKADDKVNSQYYVYNGCLRTYFIDKSGKEHTLQFAINDWWISDYTAFFTASKAIMYIETIQEATLYEISKKSMEELFVEIPQLETFFRKKMERAFASFQKRILANLAQSAKERYVSFISTYPNIEQAVKNYHIASYLGITTESLSRIRKEISHN, encoded by the coding sequence ATGAACATCGAAAATTCAATAATATTAGAAATTTTTAAAGGCATTTCTTTTTCAAAAAAAGAAATAAATCTTATTGAAAGTAAACTTAAAAAACTCAAGTTAAAAAAAGGGACTACAATATTAAAAGCAGATGATAAAGTGAACAGTCAATATTATGTTTACAATGGGTGTTTAAGAACTTACTTTATTGACAAATCTGGTAAAGAACATACCTTGCAATTCGCCATTAATGATTGGTGGATAAGCGATTATACGGCTTTCTTCACAGCATCCAAAGCGATTATGTATATTGAAACTATTCAGGAAGCAACTTTATATGAAATTTCCAAAAAAAGTATGGAAGAATTATTTGTAGAGATTCCACAATTAGAAACTTTTTTCAGAAAAAAAATGGAAAGAGCTTTTGCTAGCTTTCAAAAAAGAATATTAGCAAATTTAGCCCAATCAGCTAAAGAAAGATACGTTTCTTTTATTAGCACTTACCCAAATATTGAACAGGCTGTAAAAAATTACCATATAGCTTCTTATCTAGGAATTACTACCGAAAGCTTAAGTAGAATTAGAAAAGAAATATCTCATAATTGA
- a CDS encoding putative quinol monooxygenase → MDNTKNENIGLLVIMKAKEGKEQEVKEFLLGGLSLVNAEPKTESWFAFQIDEQTFGIYDTFEAEEGRQAHLKGEVAKALLANAGDLLEGFDASRDIKAVDVQASNHKVGNQNNGLLVIMKAKEGKTSAVEDFLQAGKSLVSSEPATLSWYAFKINEETYAIFDTFADDAGRDAHLTGKVAAALMENAPVILEGFDASAIQKINILASK, encoded by the coding sequence ATGGACAATACAAAAAATGAAAACATCGGATTATTAGTAATCATGAAAGCGAAAGAAGGTAAGGAGCAAGAAGTGAAAGAGTTTCTTCTAGGTGGTTTATCATTGGTAAATGCAGAACCAAAAACTGAATCTTGGTTTGCATTTCAAATAGATGAACAAACTTTCGGAATTTATGACACATTTGAAGCTGAAGAAGGCAGACAGGCACACTTAAAAGGAGAAGTGGCAAAAGCCTTATTGGCCAATGCTGGAGATCTTTTAGAAGGTTTTGATGCTAGCAGAGACATTAAGGCCGTTGATGTTCAAGCAAGTAATCATAAAGTGGGTAATCAGAATAACGGATTGTTGGTGATTATGAAAGCCAAAGAAGGAAAGACATCTGCAGTGGAGGATTTCTTACAAGCGGGCAAGTCATTGGTAAGTTCTGAGCCTGCAACTTTATCATGGTATGCTTTTAAAATCAATGAAGAAACCTATGCCATTTTCGATACGTTTGCAGATGACGCTGGCAGAGATGCTCATTTAACAGGGAAAGTAGCAGCAGCGTTGATGGAGAATGCGCCTGTAATTTTGGAAGGCTTTGATGCTTCCGCAATTCAAAAAATTAACATTCTAGCTTCAAAATAA